The following coding sequences are from one Carcharodon carcharias isolate sCarCar2 chromosome 11, sCarCar2.pri, whole genome shotgun sequence window:
- the LOC121284121 gene encoding cytochrome c oxidase subunit 7C, mitochondrial-like, whose product MLWARTVRNFSTSLIRRSHYEEGPGKNLPFSVENKWKLLAMMAVFFGSGFSAPFVLVWHQMLKK is encoded by the coding sequence ATGTTGTGGGCGCGCACAGTCCGTAACTTCAGTACCTCGCTGATCCGCAGATCACACTATGAGGAAGGCCCAGGAAAGAACTTGCCATTTTCTGTGGAGAACAAGTGGAAGCTATTGGCAATGATGGCAGTATTCTTTGGCTCCGGCTTTTCTGCTCCATTTGTTTTAGTCTGGCATCAAATGCTCAAGAAATGA